The genomic stretch CACGCTGAAACCCAAGATTGGCACCAGTGTGCAGGAGCACCTGCAACTCGATCTCGAAGACGAACTCGATGCAGCGCGCCAGTACAACAACGCTGTCAACATTTGCAAGGAAGCGAACGACGCCGGCACGCGCGAGTTGTTCGAGCACATGATCGAGGACGAGGAGCGCCACGCCGATTTCCTGGAAGCCCAGTTACACGACATCAAGGAAATGGGCATTGCCAACTACCTCAGCCAACAGATGGCGGGCGAGGGGTCCTAGCGCGAAGAGTTGAACGTATCGCAGGCTTCCAGGCGCCCGCTCTGGAAGCCTTGCTTGAACCAGTACGCACGCTGCTCGGAACTGCCGTGGGTGAACGAATCGGGAGAAACGCCACGCCCGGACATCTTCTGGATCCGGTCGTCGCCGATCGCGGCCGCGGCATTCAAT from Terriglobales bacterium encodes the following:
- the bfr gene encoding bacterioferritin, which produces MRGNQNVINELNAALSSELSAIAQYMVQAEMCANWGYGRLAALTKKRAIEEMHHAEHLIERILFLDGMPGVDVTLKPKIGTSVQEHLQLDLEDELDAARQYNNAVNICKEANDAGTRELFEHMIEDEERHADFLEAQLHDIKEMGIANYLSQQMAGEGS